From the Amblyraja radiata isolate CabotCenter1 chromosome 12, sAmbRad1.1.pri, whole genome shotgun sequence genome, one window contains:
- the snrnp35 gene encoding U11/U12 small nuclear ribonucleoprotein 35 kDa protein — protein MMSELWTPIAKQYNPLKAGSIDGTDEEPHDRAVSRAIAAKYRPNKGVIGDPHLTLFVSRLNPQTSEEKLKDAFLRFGDIRRLRVVRDIVTGFSKCYGFIEYKDERSLLKAHRDSNKLVVDQNEIFVDFELERSLKGWVPRRFGGGLGGKKESGQLRFGGRDRPFRKPFSLPALKAELYTEGPVDKLDRTRDNWQWERGRDRERRREERGEEREKHDGDRERYRSRERDHKRQRDEDRYKDKDKDKDRHQRRERHKTRR, from the coding sequence atgatgaGTGAGCTTTGGACTCCAATTGCAAAACAATACAATCCACTGAAAGCTGGAAGCATCGATGGGACGGACGAGGAGCCCCATGACCGAGCAGTTTCGAGGGCAATTGCAGCCAAGTACAGGCCGAATAAGGGCGTCATAGGAGATCCTCACCTGACCCTCTTTGTCTCCAGGTTGAATCCTCAGACATCTGAGGAAAAGTTAAAAGATGCCTTCCTTAGATTTGGAGACATCCGTAGACTGAGGGTTGTGCGCGACATTGTCACGGGGTTTTCCAAATGCTATGGTTTCATCGAATACAAGGACGAGCGTTCATTATTAAAGGCACATCGGGACAGCAATAAACTAGTGGTGGACCAAAATGAAATATTTGTGGATTTTGAATTGGAACGGAGTTTGAAAGGATGGGTCCCACGGAGATTTGGCGGTGGATTAGGAGGCAAAAAGGAATCCGGCCAGCTGCGATTTGGTGGGAGGGATCGTCCGTTTCGGAAGCCCTTCAGTCTGCCAGCACTGAAAGCAGAACTGTACACAGAGGGACCAGTCGATAAACTGGATCGAACAAGGGATAACTGGCAATGGGAGAGAGGTCGAGATCGGGAGAGGCGAAGAGAGGAGCGGGGCGAGGAAAGAGAAAAGCACGATGGAGATAGAGAGCGATACAGAAGCAGGGAAAGGGATCATAAACGGCAAAGAGATGAAGATCGATATAAAgacaaagacaaagacaaagaCAGACACCAACGCAGGGAAAGGCATAAAACACGGCGATAG